Part of the Coccinella septempunctata chromosome 3, icCocSept1.1, whole genome shotgun sequence genome is shown below.
TTGATACAGTAAAATGAAGAGCCTAGGTATTCTTCTGTCCTTGAAACGTTACAATCATAAATAAAGACCCTGCATAATAAATCCAATACCACCATGGGTTTACCCGTCAGCTGTAGAAATTTTCAAGTATTGAGTACTGTTAAGTTAACATGAAAAAAATACTAACTTAATAGTTACTTGTGGTCACCATTCGTTTTTAGTATAGGTACCCAAGTAGAGTTCACAACGGATCTGGTGTAGGATTGTAATTACATTTACAAGAAAGTTCCCATCATATACAGAGAGATTCAAAACGAAAGGAAAACCAGCAAGTAGAGATAGGTACTACAGGTTATTATAGAAGACGATTGAGCTAAACAAACCTTATACAGATGTTCGATACTGCTTTGCTTTTTTTATTACAATCACAGATTGTATTCCGTGAACTGAAAACATTTGCATTGATAGTCTTTCCAACCtgcaaaaatgaaatatgtaaTTCTTGTTTATGGATTGATTTGAGCTTTGGTACCTACCTATgttaaaaatattataatttattaatttaatTAAGCTACAATAACTGTCAAATGAGCCTTGATGAAATTATTAAGGCCCATTTGCAGTTTAAATGAACTGCACGAAACAAATTCCAATCAATATACCTAGGAATACTACACAATACACCAACCACTATCTTTCGGTAACAAAACGTTTCTACCAGGTCATATTTATCAGTTTATAGTATATTTTCTCCGAATGAAAGGAAATAAGGAAAATAATTCATGGAATAAGAACTCGAAACTTCATATTGGTATAATTTCCGTTTCCATAATCGTTCCAGAAATATAATAAGGAGCTGGAAAGTATAGCACAATGCTGGGCCAATGCATGCAATGGAAATCCACTTATACACGATAGATGCCGAAGAACAGGTGAATAATTCCAACAATATTCCTATCCCACTATCGAAAACGACAgaaaaaagttttgaaattgttaAAATATGAATTGCAATGTTGTGTGAAACAGAAGTTTCCATACTAGGTAACTTCGAGAGCTAACGGATTTTAATTGCCctgatttttgttttgttatttcAATATCTACCTTAGtattatttcttcttctttatcaTTACTCTCGTTGGGCTCAATGGTGTTCCAAACACAAGTTTCAAAAGGCTATAAAAGATAGTTTCCTCGAATCAGTCAGTAGGAAATATGTATTGTTTTTGTACTCAATAAGATTTGAGAACGATATCCCTAAGCCTCTCCATAACCTTATTATATGTTTTCAGAGGAATATGAACACGTTGGTCAGAACTTAGGTTTCATAAACTCTTCAGTGGCAGATTTCGACTTGATGAAATCCATAAGGCTTTTGGTGAATCTCTGGTACGAGGAAGTTGAGATTTTCAAAAGCGAATGGGTTAATGTAACAGAAGATAGGTAAGGAAAATATGGAAATAATTTTGGACGTCTTATTCAATGTATTTATTTATCCATCAGAGGTCCAGATATAGTGGTCGGTCACTACACCCAGATGGTATGGGCAGACACTTCCGAGATTGGTTGTGCGGTCTCTTATTACACAACGAATTCAAGCGACTCAACATGGCATCATTTCTTACTGGTCTGTAATTACGGACCTGGAGGAAACTATTTGGGTCTGCCTTTATACGATGTAGGTGAGCCTTGCAGCAACTGCCCGAATAATTTGAAAAGTAACGAGAAATACGAGGCGCTGTGTGGGGAAACTGAATACTTTGGCGAAGATAATTATAGTCTTCTGGAGGAAAACAGTGACGAAGAACAAATTTTATCGGATAATGATTTATAGAGATATTTATTCCATCCCCAATTCACCCACCCCCTTATCACCAAATTCCCATTTATGTGAGAGGATAAACCTTTTTTATATTATAGAAATGACTTTGATTATTTTAATCGATCTGTTAAGAATAACCTATTAGATTCTGGTGTCAAAGTAAATTCAAATAATTAGAATCGTAAAACAATCTACACAGACAAGCAGACTTCGTCTTAGGGGCGCCGTATTGATATGGAGCCCCCTGGTCTCTAGGGAACCcgacttatacagggtgagtctttgactcgtacaaatatttaaaaagtagattcttgaggtcaaaacaaatcTTTTTTTCCATTACcatccgaatcggctcggtttgaaagatacaggatgttgaaagtCCACAAATGAATTTtactttcagttctatctcactaacggttttatcgaatgaaatggatttcggaatacaggttttcatttatttgattaatctttttcgaacacaagatatcacccaaaaGTGGAAacacttttctcattatgatcattcgTTGAAAGCCTAAGGAGCATCATTCTCCAGTCTACTCTACACAAATAAAAGATTTTCCCAGTATAATACACATGTAGGCGGTTCTTCACCTGTTTTATGCTATCAACGGGCTTTCGCACCAGCCAAGAATCGTACTCACAGCAGGGACAGAACTCGGTCAGGACGAGGTGTTTCTCCTTTCTTGCTTTCTCTGGGTCACGGGCTTTCGCTCCAGATAGCACTGATAGCAATAGGTAGAGAAAGACCAGGACGGGGTTAGTTCAAGCTAAGGTTTCAAGTTAACAGTATGGAGTGGTGGTTTAACTCTGGACTCGCTACACGCCCTTTATTCGTTGTCGATTTCCACACTTTTCGAGTGGATTATATCTCAATAACAATAAGCGTAGATGGAAttgtgatacaaattctgaaagggcaactcttctagtaagaaatctgagaattttatggagctccatgcagctgttcggtcttgacgattatttaattgattccatatttttggaaatttttcgatggtcaccTTTTGAGTGGATTATCTCCAGTTGTTTTGTCTGGACGTCCGGTACTCGGATTGAACTTGATTACCCCTCGAGTAAACGACAGAGAGAATAACCTATGAGCCTTAACTACTCGATCACTCGATACAGAACAGATCCGAAACAGGAAAACAGTAAAATAGCAGGGCTACGGAGTTTAAACAAGAATATCGCCTGAAAGACCATTCTTTAAGCTCACTCTGCTTATTCGCAAAGCAAAAAAGCCTAAATGGACACCTGAACTAGCatgaatttcttcttttgaaGATACACCCCGAGGTGCGGAAACGGTATGTCCCTAATGTGCTGAAAATCTGTGTCTGTGAAATTAGCAGAGACAAATTCTCTAAAATAAGTGTCTTATCAGTACTAGCGAGCAAACACATGATTTTCTCCAAATTCAGGACGTCTTTCACTGTTCTAcacttagaacataaatacatggaatggacattgacgtgctatgaatgtatttgttgttgtaaaaacattcgatgcttctctgtctagcgcgacactgaggcagtggcgtaaaatacctttttgtacggaaaattgtcgtgacaatgatgtcagattcaactatcttaATTGTGATtagcgacactaagcaactatctcactcgagtctttggacaacaacaaatatttattttccattctttGAAATAAAACAAGGAAAATAATGGTCAGGAATGTTTACGGCTTCCAACGATGTCTGAATGCTGAATTGGAACTAAAATTAGGTTgattaaaaccaaaaaaatggCCGAATCATGTTTGAATGAGGgtggatttttgttgaaaaaatcaaacattCATTATAATACATCAACAGTTCACTAAGCTGTTGGCatttggcattgaaattttggatgaGGGGGGATTTTTCAAACGCAGGTAGGTATTTGTGTAATTCTGAATAATTGATAGGTTATGAGCAATCCATAACAAACATACCATTGCACCATTAAGAAACTGGCTCGTCTCCATCTCTATGAACCGGCGGAAATGTTTAACGGCAACATTTCCTCCCCAATTTGAGCAGCAAAATGTCGCAAAAACCTTTTAGGCATTAAGTGGAAATTTGCAGAAGAACATTGATGGCCACTTGGGCTTTCTGGAAGTTTCCACCTGAGGTCCCCGCGCaaaaaaaagttgttttttatttcctcctcAATTATCCATGGAAGAGTGATAAGTTCCGGGGCAGTTTAGTTGTGCATCATTACGGGACCTATAAGTTACTGCGGAAAACCCCTGGAATTGAAAAAGCACTGCAAGTGTCACTCATTTGTTTTATACGCTCTTGTTCATTTTGTTTCCACTTTTCCGTCCGTTTCTGGAGTGGAAGATTTCAATTCCGGAGAACGGTCGATCGAACCGGATTAGTGAGTGGGTGGAGATTTATCATTAGATACCCAATTCCGCTTTtcgtgaagaaaaaaatttacattcgGACCGTTCCTCTtattattttgatgaatttttttctttaatgtATACCGAAAGTACCTATGTGCTAAAAGGGTCTGGTATTATTTAACGAGATAATTAATGATTATTTGTTTATTTGGGCTGAGAACAGTACAAGTACCAGTGAAGCATCGACACTATACTATAGATTATGACACTAAAGACTATACTATAGAGACTGCACTATACTCGAAGAGAACTTAAATAGATTACCGTGATGGCCGAATTGGATTCCGAGTTGAGAGCTTTGAATAATTATTAAATTATaatacaaaaaaggaaaattgaatgaaatttgaaaaaattatataatttttgGTGTAGGTACGTTAATGTAgagtatcgatagaaaattcaCTTTGTTTACACGCACTGAATAATTCCTATTTATAAATGGCATACCTAATtacagaaatatttttataaaaaaaggAAGAGAAGGGCCAAATGGAAGAAATTACTGCTGTTATTGAATTGATTGTGTCCTGTAGTGAAATATCTAGCCAGAGAATTCAAACCACAAACCCAAATCATTAAAGATGAAAAAGGAAATATCATAACCAATCTGGAAGGAATAGCAGAAACATGGAAGAGACACTGTGAGCATCTATACTCAAATACCAAACCTGATGACAGACTTGATGCGGTTGATAAAATCACAGCTTGGGAAAAAGAACCGAATATCCTTAGAAGCGAAGTGGTTAATGCGGTAAGAAAGCTGAAAATTGGTAAAGCTATGGGAGAAGACCGAATAACAGCTGAAACAATAAAAGACATGAGAGAAGACGTCATTGACATTATTCACACAATATGCCAAGAAATATGGAACACGGGGGTTTGGCCGAAGGACTGGTGTAGATCTGTGTTTGTTCCAATCTACAAAAAAGGCAGCCCAACAGACTGCAATAATTACAGAACAATAGCTCTCGTATCGCATGTAAGTAAAGTACTCCTCAATATCATCAATGAGAGGCTGAAAGTGTTTCTATTACCACAGATCTCAGAAGAGCAGACAGGATTCGTCCCTGGAAAGGGCACCCGTGAGCAGATCTTGAATATCCGCCAAATTATCGAGAAATCGCGTGAATTCAATGTGAAAGTTTACCTATGCTTCGTAGATTATACCAAAGCGTTTGACTGCGTAAATTGGCGTCGAATGTgggaaataatgaaagaaatggGTGTTCCACATCATCTTATCTGGCTTCTCAAAGCCTTGTATGGAAACAATGACCAAGGTACGAATAAGTAATACATACTCGAGTCAGTTCAGGCTGGGGGCTGGAGTTCGCCAAGGATGTATTGTGTCACCACTGCTGTTCAATATATACAGTGAATACATTATGCGGACTGTTTTAGAAGACTGGAGTGGAGGAATAACAGTGGGAGGACGCAGAATCAACAACCTAAGGTACGCAGACGACACCCTGATATTAGCTGCATCTGAGGAGGAACTTGAACAGATAATGCAAAAACTTGAGACCATAAGTAAACAATACGGATTGAACATCAATACTAAGAAAACAAAAGTCATGATAATCGACCGAGCTGAAGGCAATCAACCGGAGGTCGCAAGCATAGCGGGATACGAGGTGGTGGATTCTTTTAACTATCTAGGATCAATAATATCGAATAAAGGTGGATGTGAAGAAGAGATTAAACGGCGGATTGCGATGGCTAGGACGGCAACAGTCAAACTGGTGAAAATTTGGAAGGACACCGACATTACTAAAAACACAAAACTTCGTCTGGCAGGTGCATTAATCTTTCCCGTTGCAACATACGCCTGTGAAACATGGACCATCAAGAAAGCGGATGCAAGGAGGATTAGCGCCTTCGAAATGTGGGTCTACAGGAGGATATTGCGAATCCCGTGGACAGCACGACGCACAAATGAGTCTGTTCTTCGAGAACTAAAGATCAATTCAAGACTCGTCACGAAAATTAACAGAAATATTCTGAGGTACTTTGGTCACATCACTAGGAGGAAAGAAGGAATGGAGAGACTGATTATTGAAGGAAAAGTCGAGGGTCGACGATAAAGGGGCAGATCTCCTTTACGGTGGTCTGatcaaataaaaacttacacAGGACTTTCCCTTCCGGAGGCTTCTCACAGGGCTCAGAATAGAGACGAGTGGTCGTTCACAGTCGAACAAACGTCATGACGTCACCATCTCCTTGCGTAGGAGAAAGGACTCAGGAGGAGGTAGTGAATTAATTGTTTATATAAATTACTAATCACCAGATTTAGCATTTTTGCAGTCATTTTTCATTCGTATGTTGACTTAGGTACCtataaaataaacatttgtggAGTTTGATAGACATCGAGCATTGTTATAATAAGTAATGGTTGCTAGTTTTTGGCTGTAATGAGAATACCTGCTATTTTTGATTAACCAGCATGAACTCACAAATAGCTTATATGAACTGTCAAACATTTTATTGAAACTATAATTATTCAGTTATCATAGCATTATGTATGTACCTTTATCGATAAAAAAACAGTTTCGACTGGAAATCTCAATAGCAATAAGCTTTTTGATCAATCCCCTAAATTCATTTTCCATGATAAATGCTGTTTAGATCTAAAACAGCGCAGCCGTGAGGATGCATTGTGCAATTTTTCGTCAAACACATTATTTTATCGGTCATCGTTATATCAAGGTTGTAAAATATTTTGCAATAATAACTAATTTCTGCATTTACCGAAACGGATAATTAATTCGAATACACTCTCAACTCAACAATTAATAGGGATCGCGTATAAATTTCTCATGATTCGTGGCTTTTGTTAAGTTATCTGGAACGTCTATTTTACATGTGCTCTTTTGGAATTGGATATTTTAAGTTATTTTTAACAATTATTTTTTACATTATCAAGCTATTACCCTTTGAAATCGATAAATTGTAGTAGGTGGCATAAGAGAAcatcttcttctacgtgcggtgccccactgggctgaactgaggtctcgtgacccattgttcgtccgcttgtagttgcaGAGACTcaaactctgtgacatgctgcTCCTGCACtagcggcacagggaacagctagtcagtcccattctatttaagtgtttattaaacaaatggccagacattactccagtcactagactcacttgtttcctctcaagagctaagagttttttgacctcaggcacagagggtggtctctcaatgagaagcctcgactgtctgaAACCACTTCTCATGCTCCATTCAGAAGAAAATTTCCCGTCTAGCCATGTattgaagaagttcttgacagatgtacgacagataggtagcgccggtcccggaccaacaaaagctgagcgggctccccgctttgcaagtatgtctgccttctcgtttcccgGAAGTCCTGCGTGCGCCGGGCACCAtataactttcacaatgttatcagagCCTAGCTCCCGCAGTGCCTCTCTGCATTCCTCCACTAGGTTTGAGTTAACCCTTTCCCCAGAAAGGGTtttcagggttccctgactgtcaccacaaatatagatgtgtttgccggagtaccctctgcggatattcCCCAGTGTGCAGGCCaaaacagcatacagttcagcctTAATTATGGAAAAATCCTTTCCTAGGGGGATGGAcagattgaaacgaggtcccacaattcccactccagtccctgtgggcatcacagagccatcaatgaaccaagtgggaccttcaggctcaagaagcctgtttggtgtagaccttaggtctctgtcagggacaattaccctgCAGGGTTCGGCAAAGtagaagctggtgcccgcgcggtcccctctatggagaaggCATGCGTTGGCATCCTGTGTAACTACAAGGTGTAAAGGAGGTAAGCCCAGCAGacactccatagctgccgtagggGTGGATAAGAGATGGATGGATAAGAGACCATGTGGTATTCGTTTCTAAACCTGTTTTCTTCTAGTTTGAAAGCATGGGTTCGATCAGAATTGACAATAATTGAAGAAATGGAAGCAATATCGATGAATCACTCATGCCGAGAAGACATTAGCTACTGTGAAATTTGACCAAATCGGTTGAATGCTTCGCAAATTGTTGCTCGGGCTTGGAATGGGTTCATCCAAGAACAACTCCAGAAGCTTATCTCCATGAGGTGGTCAGCACTGCTGTTTAACAGATGTTAAAGATCGCTTTTTGATTCTCAATGCTAGGAGCAATCCCACATGTGATCATTCGATTTCACTTTTCCTAATAAAATTGTATATTCAAATCCTTCCCTTCGATGAGATGAGATATAACAGGAATAATGGTAGTCGAAGATCTAGTTTGAGTTGTATGTGCACcctccttcagaataacacaTCTTCTTAACGAAACACATCAATATTCATCCAATGTTTATGCTAAGATCCAGTGGGTATTCTTGGGATTCTCATGGAGGCCAGGACATCCGAGGGCATAGTCAGAATCAAATTTGCATTGCGTATTACGAATACGCACCATCTCATGAAACCATAATTTATTCCATCAAATGCTTGTTTAATTGGGGCATATTCTGGAATTCCCTGAATGATAGTCCCAAACATAGAAGAGGTTGATCTTACTGTTCCCCTCCCAAATGTCACGACCACGTGACGGAAACCCAGAGAGCGATGAGAAGAAGACGTTATATTGTCTTGAAACAGTGAAAAATCTATTCATTTCCTCAACCGTGCTTGAATTTCCATTTAATCTGACACGAAGTAAGAAAAAGTTACGCTTTCAATCAGCGTCAACAGAGTGCTctgttgaatattttaaatGATTCGGTGTGCAACATAAGTCGAAAGAACTGTGGATTTTTACTATTATGGTATCGGGTGGATGTTATTTTGTATAATTGAGATTTTTCTGAACACAAATCCGGCACCCCTATATTTCTAGGTACCCACCATTAATTACTTATGTATGTATCTTTTTGCGAAACATGTATAAGTCTAAACCT
Proteins encoded:
- the LOC123309545 gene encoding venom allergen 5-like, with the protein product MWKLMVFAVVLLPQVICVENKYCELYCDFFTENVTHTVCERDYENCGPSLDCGDDFQVLHLDDEKRQFIQDLHNYFRNKVASGNETRNEQPSASNMMAMKYNKELESIAQCWANACNGNPLIHDRCRRTEEYEHVGQNLGFINSSVADFDLMKSIRLLVNLWYEEVEIFKSEWVNVTEDRGPDIVVGHYTQMVWADTSEIGCAVSYYTTNSSDSTWHHFLLVCNYGPGGNYLGLPLYDVGEPCSNCPNNLKSNEKYEALCGETEYFGEDNYSLLEENSDEEQILSDNDL